A region of Synergistaceae bacterium DNA encodes the following proteins:
- a CDS encoding TerD family protein, with protein sequence MAISLQKGQKVDLTKGNSGLSKIFIGLGWDTNKYDGGVDFDLDAAAFLLGDNGKVNSDSDFVFYSNLECPSGAVEHTGDNLTGQGQGDDEIIKVDLSKIPAEISKIDFTVTIYDAEKRRQNFGMVSNAFIRVINEVNGQELIRYDLGEDYSIETAVVVAEIYRSGTEWKFNAIGSGFAGGLAALCRNFGVNV encoded by the coding sequence ATGGCAATTTCATTGCAGAAAGGTCAGAAAGTTGATCTGACCAAAGGCAACTCTGGACTAAGTAAGATTTTTATCGGTCTGGGGTGGGACACGAACAAGTATGACGGAGGTGTAGATTTCGATTTAGATGCTGCTGCGTTCTTGCTTGGCGACAACGGAAAGGTCAACTCTGATTCCGACTTCGTATTTTACAGTAATCTAGAATGTCCGAGCGGAGCGGTTGAACACACTGGCGACAACCTCACAGGTCAAGGCCAAGGCGACGACGAGATTATCAAGGTAGACCTGTCGAAAATCCCTGCAGAAATCTCAAAGATTGATTTCACGGTCACAATTTACGACGCGGAAAAACGTCGTCAGAATTTCGGTATGGTGTCCAACGCGTTTATCCGCGTAATTAACGAAGTCAACGGACAGGAACTTATCCGTTACGACCTCGGTGAGGATTACTCCATTGAAACGGCGGTCGTCGTCGCGGAAATCTACCGCAGTGGGACCGAGTGGAAGTTTAATGCCATCGGCAGCGGCTTTGCGGGCGGTCTTGCCGCGCTGTGCCGCAATTTCGGTGTAAACGTATAA
- a CDS encoding ribosome maturation factor RimP, whose protein sequence is MKIHTEGGVVLGKEELSQAIETIVTELGYECVNIALTTEERRFVLRVLIDTLGEINVGDCEKVSKAVNRYLDGKDVSDAKELSDKYYLEVSSPGLERPLFTPADYERFRGREARIKTHRLVEGRKTHVGFIQASDEASVTLTTEEGTRNIPFGVVARATLVFRGLEPQSPKKTVSSNASKPRGKQKKAEKRKSETIKKYEEEH, encoded by the coding sequence GTGAAAATTCATACCGAGGGAGGTGTGGTTTTGGGAAAAGAGGAGCTGTCCCAGGCGATCGAGACGATCGTGACCGAGCTTGGTTACGAATGTGTGAACATCGCGCTGACGACGGAGGAGAGGCGTTTTGTTCTGCGTGTTCTGATCGATACCCTCGGAGAAATCAACGTTGGGGATTGCGAGAAAGTTTCAAAGGCGGTGAATCGCTACCTGGACGGCAAGGACGTCAGCGATGCGAAAGAATTGAGCGATAAGTACTATCTGGAGGTCAGCTCGCCGGGCTTGGAAAGACCGCTCTTTACCCCTGCCGACTACGAGCGATTCCGGGGAAGGGAGGCGCGAATCAAGACCCACAGGCTGGTTGAGGGGCGCAAAACCCACGTGGGATTCATTCAAGCGTCCGATGAGGCGTCCGTGACGTTGACGACGGAGGAGGGCACTCGAAACATCCCCTTCGGTGTCGTGGCGCGGGCTACGCTAGTTTTCAGGGGACTGGAACCTCAAAGCCCCAAAAAAACGGTTTCTTCCAATGCCTCCAAGCCGCGCGGGAAACAGAAAAAAGCAGAGAAGAGGAAATCGGAAACAATCAAAAAATATGAGGAGGAGCATTAA
- the ade gene encoding adenine deaminase, translated as MEQTLKDVTKKLAAVAMGREPAETVIKNTRLVNVNTREILENTDIAIAGGRIALIGDASHTVGEGTKTIDAAGMYATPGFMDGHMHVESSMMTVREYARAVIPHGTTAIFPDPHEIANVLGREGVRFMMDDARATPLRVFTMMPSCVPAVPAFEDAGAAIGPDDIADFMEMEGICGLGEMMNFPGVLNGDENVHRELYATLAKDKTITGHYSMPETGAGLNAYIASGIRCCHESVRREDALAKMRLGMVAQIREGSAWRDAQEVLKAITEHRVDTRLATLVSDDTHPDTLISLGHMDHIVRRAVEEGVDPITAVQMATINVAQCYRLDRDLGSLSPGKLADILLISDLARIDVKKVFIGGQLVSKDRQLSVVIEKAAVPAFVLNTCHLKKPLAAEDFKIAVPRGRTGTIRTRVIEIIEARVGTYAREYDLAIEEGFVPAAPEWDIAKLAVVERHKATGTMGKGFVQGFRLKCGAVASTVAHDAHNLMIVGMNEADMTLAGNALAECGGGMAAVKDGKILALLPLPIAGLMSEESAPEVATRVVKLDEAWKTLGCDLVSPFMTMALLPLAVLPELRLTNRGLIDTVAYKFTDLFVE; from the coding sequence ATGGAACAGACTTTGAAAGACGTCACGAAGAAACTCGCGGCTGTGGCTATGGGGCGAGAACCGGCCGAGACCGTCATCAAAAACACGCGGCTCGTCAACGTGAACACGAGGGAAATTCTGGAAAATACCGACATCGCGATCGCCGGCGGACGGATCGCTCTCATAGGGGACGCCTCTCACACCGTCGGGGAGGGCACAAAGACTATCGACGCGGCGGGAATGTACGCGACACCCGGCTTCATGGACGGGCACATGCATGTTGAAAGCAGTATGATGACCGTGCGTGAGTACGCTCGAGCGGTCATCCCCCACGGGACGACTGCCATCTTCCCTGACCCTCACGAGATCGCCAACGTCCTCGGTAGAGAAGGTGTGCGGTTTATGATGGACGACGCGCGCGCTACGCCGCTCCGCGTATTCACGATGATGCCCTCCTGCGTTCCAGCCGTCCCCGCCTTCGAGGACGCGGGCGCGGCAATCGGGCCGGACGACATCGCCGATTTCATGGAGATGGAGGGTATCTGTGGACTTGGCGAAATGATGAATTTTCCAGGTGTTCTGAATGGGGACGAGAACGTTCATAGAGAACTTTACGCCACACTCGCCAAAGACAAAACTATCACTGGGCACTACTCCATGCCGGAGACGGGGGCGGGCCTGAACGCCTACATCGCTTCGGGCATCCGCTGTTGCCACGAGTCTGTGCGGCGCGAGGACGCCCTGGCCAAGATGCGGCTCGGCATGGTCGCGCAAATTCGGGAGGGCTCGGCGTGGCGTGATGCGCAGGAGGTTTTAAAAGCCATCACCGAACACCGCGTCGATACCCGCCTTGCGACCCTTGTCAGCGACGACACCCACCCAGACACTCTGATTTCCCTCGGACACATGGATCACATCGTGCGGCGCGCCGTCGAGGAGGGGGTGGACCCGATCACCGCCGTCCAGATGGCCACGATCAACGTGGCCCAGTGCTATCGGCTGGATCGGGATCTTGGCAGTCTTTCGCCGGGAAAGCTGGCCGACATCCTCTTGATTTCCGACCTCGCTCGGATCGACGTCAAAAAGGTTTTTATCGGCGGCCAGTTGGTCTCCAAAGACCGACAGCTCTCGGTCGTCATTGAGAAAGCCGCGGTGCCTGCTTTTGTTCTGAACACCTGCCACCTGAAAAAGCCCCTCGCCGCGGAGGACTTCAAAATCGCGGTTCCGCGGGGCCGCACAGGGACCATCCGAACGCGAGTGATCGAGATTATAGAAGCGCGAGTCGGCACCTACGCGCGGGAGTATGACCTGGCGATTGAAGAGGGCTTCGTGCCCGCGGCCCCAGAGTGGGACATCGCGAAACTCGCCGTCGTCGAACGACACAAGGCGACGGGGACAATGGGAAAGGGCTTCGTGCAGGGTTTTCGTCTGAAATGCGGAGCCGTGGCCTCTACGGTGGCGCACGACGCTCACAACCTGATGATTGTCGGTATGAATGAGGCCGACATGACCCTGGCGGGCAACGCTTTGGCCGAGTGTGGTGGCGGCATGGCGGCCGTGAAGGACGGAAAAATTTTGGCGCTCTTGCCCTTGCCGATCGCGGGTCTGATGAGCGAGGAATCCGCGCCGGAGGTCGCCACGCGCGTGGTCAAGCTGGATGAGGCATGGAAGACGCTCGGTTGTGACTTGGTATCTCCCTTCATGACCATGGCGCTACTCCCTCTCGCGGTCCTACCAGAGCTACGCTTGACCAACCGTGGACTTATCGACACGGTTGCCTATAAATTTACGGACTTGTTTGTCGAGTAA
- a CDS encoding nitroreductase family protein — protein MRSILKYCVLLLMLLSAATAYADIQLPPPQTEGGMSVFEAFKKRVSAPGVDFPIAPLEPEELSTILWAATGLNRGEKGWTVPMSMGLEPYCRVYVLLDEGIFLYDWKSHSLREVSKENVRAKVGSQNFVKTAPCILVVVAEGKVLADNFNERDGTEFANVAAGAMTQDIYLAAAGLEIGARYIHSMNLEEIERALSLPKEDYPICLMMLGK, from the coding sequence ATGAGATCTATACTGAAGTATTGCGTGTTATTGCTGATGCTGCTTTCTGCCGCCACCGCCTATGCGGATATTCAGTTGCCTCCACCCCAAACTGAGGGCGGAATGAGTGTTTTTGAGGCCTTTAAGAAACGTGTCTCCGCTCCGGGAGTGGATTTCCCCATCGCGCCGCTGGAACCGGAAGAGCTTTCCACAATCCTCTGGGCCGCCACGGGGCTGAATCGCGGGGAAAAAGGCTGGACGGTGCCCATGTCAATGGGGCTGGAGCCCTATTGCCGGGTCTACGTACTGCTGGATGAGGGGATCTTCCTATATGATTGGAAAAGCCATAGTTTGAGAGAAGTCTCAAAGGAAAACGTCAGAGCGAAGGTGGGTTCACAAAATTTCGTCAAAACTGCTCCCTGCATTTTAGTGGTGGTAGCGGAGGGAAAGGTTCTGGCGGACAATTTTAATGAGCGAGACGGAACGGAGTTCGCGAACGTGGCCGCTGGCGCCATGACCCAGGATATCTACTTAGCTGCCGCGGGCCTCGAAATAGGCGCCCGCTATATCCACTCTATGAATCTGGAAGAGATCGAGAGAGCACTTTCGTTACCAAAAGAAGACTACCCCATTTGCTTGATGATGCTAGGGAAATAA
- the hisH gene encoding imidazole glycerol phosphate synthase subunit HisH: protein MIGIIDYGMGNLKSVENAFCKLGFEVFVTAKPNELDRADRIVLSGTGAFEGAIQALRSQGWVKKIKTAIRRGKPFLGISLGMQLLFETSEENGTHEGLGIFPGKVTRIPNLKIPHMGWNRLEIRKESDIFSVRDSNDNYVYFAHSYRAEADPAYVSASTFYGTDLTAAVERDNVYALQFHPEKSGPTGIEILKRFALVQPKSLRRVVSLRKPTYGAALFFGSYYGGYVDSFPRH from the coding sequence ATGATTGGAATCATCGACTACGGAATGGGTAACTTGAAGAGCGTAGAAAACGCTTTCTGTAAGCTCGGTTTCGAGGTTTTCGTCACCGCAAAACCCAACGAGTTGGACCGGGCTGACAGAATCGTGTTGTCCGGTACGGGAGCCTTTGAGGGGGCTATCCAGGCTTTGCGAAGCCAGGGCTGGGTCAAAAAAATCAAAACGGCGATCCGTCGGGGGAAACCTTTTTTAGGGATATCTCTCGGTATGCAGCTTCTGTTCGAGACCAGCGAGGAGAATGGAACCCATGAAGGGTTGGGGATTTTTCCTGGAAAAGTGACTCGAATCCCTAACTTGAAGATCCCTCATATGGGCTGGAATCGGTTGGAGATTCGCAAGGAAAGCGACATTTTCAGCGTTCGAGACTCGAACGACAATTATGTATACTTCGCGCACTCCTATCGGGCGGAAGCCGACCCCGCTTATGTGTCCGCGTCCACCTTTTATGGCACGGATCTGACGGCAGCGGTGGAGCGGGATAACGTTTACGCGTTGCAGTTCCATCCTGAAAAAAGCGGACCCACGGGCATAGAGATTTTGAAGAGATTCGCCCTGGTTCAACCCAAATCCCTAAGGCGTGTCGTCTCACTACGGAAACCCACTTATGGGGCGGCGTTGTTTTTCGGAAGCTACTACGGTGGGTACGTTGATTCTTTTCCCCGCCATTGA
- a CDS encoding TIGR00266 family protein, with protein MYNSSEKYEILYQDAFPMVRYKLCQGERLKAEADAMIAMSATIDVTGGTEGGIMRGLTRMLGGEKFFFQYLTANRGPGEVLFAHSQPGGIIDIDLDGSYGLRVQKDGFLASSDGVEIDTKTQNLMAGLFSGEGFFILNVSGKGTVFLGSYGAIHAINLELDEEIVIDNGHLVAWADYMRYEITKASNGWASSFMSGECLVCKFKGPGIVLIQTRNPNGFKNFIKKLGFKLN; from the coding sequence TTGTACAATTCAAGCGAAAAATACGAGATATTATATCAGGACGCTTTCCCGATGGTGCGTTATAAACTGTGTCAGGGCGAACGGCTAAAAGCCGAAGCCGATGCGATGATAGCAATGTCAGCAACGATTGACGTGACTGGCGGTACGGAGGGCGGTATAATGCGCGGTTTGACGCGTATGCTTGGCGGAGAGAAGTTTTTTTTCCAGTACCTGACCGCGAATCGAGGCCCTGGCGAGGTGCTGTTTGCCCACTCGCAACCGGGAGGAATTATTGATATTGACCTCGACGGTTCTTATGGTTTGCGAGTTCAGAAAGACGGTTTTCTCGCTTCAAGCGATGGTGTGGAGATTGACACGAAGACACAAAACCTTATGGCAGGTCTATTCAGCGGAGAGGGATTCTTCATTCTGAATGTGTCCGGCAAGGGTACCGTATTCCTAGGCAGCTATGGAGCAATACACGCCATCAATCTCGAACTCGATGAAGAAATCGTCATCGACAACGGGCATCTTGTAGCGTGGGCAGACTATATGCGGTACGAAATCACTAAGGCTTCCAATGGCTGGGCGAGCAGCTTTATGTCCGGTGAGTGTCTTGTCTGCAAATTCAAAGGCCCCGGCATTGTCCTGATACAAACTCGCAACCCCAATGGTTTTAAGAACTTCATCAAAAAATTGGGATTTAAACTCAATTGA
- a CDS encoding DUF4491 family protein: MGFSGLIIGVIAFLIIGVFHPIVIKGEYYFTEKIWPFFLLVGVVVLILSCFVRQAILSSTLGVLGCVSLWSILELKEQTKRVERGWFPRNSRRNSQ, translated from the coding sequence ATGGGGTTTAGTGGGCTAATTATTGGCGTCATCGCGTTTCTGATTATAGGGGTTTTTCATCCCATCGTCATCAAGGGAGAATATTATTTTACAGAGAAGATATGGCCGTTTTTTTTGTTGGTCGGAGTCGTGGTGCTCATCCTATCCTGTTTTGTCCGTCAAGCGATTCTGTCGTCCACTCTTGGCGTTCTCGGATGCGTCAGCCTCTGGTCGATTTTGGAACTGAAAGAACAGACAAAACGGGTTGAAAGGGGGTGGTTCCCTCGAAATTCGAGACGAAATTCCCAATAG
- the argF gene encoding ornithine carbamoyltransferase, producing MPVNLKGKSFLTLLDFSPEEILYLLDLSADLKAKKRAGIKGTALAGKNVALLFEKASTRTRSAFTVACVDEGAHPEFLGKNDIHLGGKEDIKDTARVLGRMFDGIEFRGFKQNTVEELAKWAGVPVWNGLTDVDHPTQVLADFLTLQENFGKRLEKLSLTYVGDGRNNMANALMIGCAKLGIHFTIGSPKELFPDPALVEKCKGAAERSGAVLKTVEDPRESVKGADAIYTDVWVSMGEEDQKEVRVKLLQPYQVNSELMKATGKTSTIFLHCLPAVKGYEVTEEVFESGASKVFDEAENRMHTIKAVMVATMGG from the coding sequence ATGCCTGTGAACCTGAAAGGAAAAAGTTTTCTGACCCTCTTGGACTTTAGCCCGGAGGAGATTTTGTACCTTCTGGATCTTTCCGCCGACCTAAAAGCGAAGAAACGCGCTGGCATCAAAGGGACAGCTCTGGCGGGCAAGAACGTGGCCCTTTTGTTTGAAAAGGCCTCGACTCGTACCCGGAGCGCCTTTACCGTCGCCTGCGTCGACGAGGGAGCACACCCTGAGTTCTTGGGGAAAAACGACATTCACCTGGGCGGCAAAGAGGACATAAAGGACACGGCTCGGGTTTTGGGACGGATGTTCGATGGCATCGAGTTCCGCGGTTTCAAACAAAATACGGTGGAGGAGCTGGCGAAATGGGCGGGGGTTCCCGTCTGGAACGGCCTCACGGACGTGGACCATCCGACACAGGTTTTGGCGGATTTTCTCACTTTGCAGGAAAACTTCGGTAAACGGCTTGAAAAGCTTTCTCTCACCTATGTCGGGGACGGGCGCAACAACATGGCCAACGCGCTGATGATCGGCTGCGCCAAACTGGGGATCCACTTTACCATCGGTTCTCCCAAGGAGCTTTTCCCCGACCCCGCGTTGGTCGAGAAATGCAAGGGTGCGGCGGAGCGGAGTGGGGCCGTCCTCAAAACGGTCGAAGACCCGAGGGAATCCGTAAAGGGAGCCGACGCGATTTACACCGACGTGTGGGTCTCCATGGGCGAGGAGGACCAAAAGGAGGTTCGCGTCAAACTGCTCCAACCCTACCAGGTGAACTCCGAACTCATGAAGGCCACGGGAAAGACGTCCACGATCTTCCTGCACTGTCTGCCGGCGGTGAAAGGGTATGAGGTCACGGAAGAGGTTTTCGAGTCCGGAGCCTCCAAGGTCTTCGACGAAGCCGAAAACCGTATGCACACTATCAAGGCTGTTATGGTGGCCACGATGGGGGGGTGA
- the nusA gene encoding transcription termination factor NusA codes for MQLGRDFLRALNQITRERGLSSDLIASSLVAALNSAYKKYQGGNPEVEVEVDFENGNVSVNERRTVVEMVTSEDTEITPTDAKNLGFKVSVGDVIRIEKNPEDFGRIAAQTARQVIIQRLKDAERQVIYEEFADKVGEMMTGVVFKSENDQVLVRLSERTEAILPREERIAKERYNPGDRMKFFVLNVRQTTRGPRIVVSRTHPGLLRKLLELWVPEIVDGTIEIKNIVREGGTRAKVALMTLDGNVDPVGACVGIDGERIKNISRDLAGEKIDVTVWHNDPLIYIRNSLSPAKVAKVEPVLDQDHAVQVYVYPDQLSLAIGKAGQNVRLSARLTGWKIDINPMEVERMPTLSDIFHDFVEEQPGNGSK; via the coding sequence ATGCAACTGGGACGCGACTTCTTACGTGCCTTGAACCAAATAACCCGGGAACGAGGTCTTTCCTCGGATTTAATAGCTTCGAGCCTCGTGGCCGCTCTCAATTCCGCGTATAAAAAATATCAGGGAGGAAATCCGGAGGTCGAGGTCGAGGTCGATTTCGAGAACGGCAATGTATCGGTGAACGAGCGGCGTACCGTGGTGGAAATGGTGACCTCGGAAGATACGGAGATCACCCCCACCGACGCCAAAAATCTGGGGTTCAAAGTGTCGGTGGGAGATGTCATCCGCATCGAAAAAAATCCCGAAGATTTCGGGCGTATCGCCGCCCAGACGGCGCGTCAAGTTATCATCCAGCGACTGAAGGACGCGGAACGGCAGGTCATTTACGAGGAATTCGCCGATAAAGTGGGCGAAATGATGACCGGCGTCGTTTTTAAGTCCGAGAACGACCAAGTACTCGTCCGCCTGAGCGAGCGGACGGAGGCCATTCTTCCGCGAGAGGAACGCATCGCCAAGGAAAGGTACAATCCGGGTGATCGGATGAAGTTCTTCGTGCTGAACGTGCGCCAGACTACACGGGGACCCCGCATCGTCGTTTCCCGTACCCACCCAGGGCTTTTGCGAAAACTCTTGGAACTTTGGGTTCCGGAGATTGTGGACGGCACCATTGAGATCAAGAACATCGTGCGTGAAGGCGGAACTCGGGCAAAAGTGGCGCTGATGACGTTGGACGGCAATGTGGACCCTGTTGGAGCTTGTGTAGGCATCGATGGCGAGCGCATCAAGAACATCAGCCGGGATCTGGCGGGCGAGAAAATCGACGTCACCGTCTGGCACAACGACCCGCTGATCTATATCCGCAACTCTCTTTCACCAGCAAAGGTTGCCAAGGTGGAACCCGTTTTGGACCAGGACCACGCGGTTCAGGTCTACGTCTACCCCGATCAACTGTCTTTGGCTATCGGGAAGGCAGGGCAGAACGTGCGGCTTTCCGCCCGCCTGACGGGTTGGAAGATCGACATCAACCCCATGGAAGTCGAGCGTATGCCCACACTGTCCGATATCTTCCACGACTTTGTCGAAGAGCAGCCGGGAAACGGGAGTAAATGA